A window of Pithys albifrons albifrons isolate INPA30051 chromosome 19, PitAlb_v1, whole genome shotgun sequence genomic DNA:
atatagGATAAAACATCTCCCACTTAGTCTGCTTATATCACtttttgaatttcattttaattttattgacCAATCATTTATACAACTCCCAGCTAATTTGGGGTGGGTCAGGGGACAGTGGAAGGGAtttcaaagcagaggaaattCTCTTTAGTCGTGCCCTTGTTTGTGATGACAGAACCCTGAGCAGTTAATGTGCAATAAATGAGACATTTGTTTCACAGATCCATCACACCTGcgagggaaaacagaaaagttgtTTCTGAAAACACGGGAATTGCTCTGGCAATAAAATCAACCCAACTGCAGTTCAGATATCTCTTCTCTGGAGTGTTGACATTTGTAATGTAGCAGATTtttatttgatatatttttgttaACAGGGTCTCGATAAGATCTGCTGCTTGTTCACAGTGTTTGCCTTCGAGaagtaaaacaggaaaaacacgGCTCTGGCTGAGCAGGTTCTTGACAAACATCTTGGAGGGAGCTGAACCTCCcgaagcagctcctgcactcagcagtgctgagtgaAAATACTCCACACAAAGGGCAACCACAGAGACCCAGATCATGGAGAGTGAGGGAAACAGAGTTACCCTCTGTGTAGGTTACAGGAAGGCAAAAATCCTGTCTCAAAAATCCctaaattcaattttttaaattaaaaacaacatatatatttatgtatacatttatatatatatttttatatatttgtatatacttatgtaaatatatatatttatttatttttaaataagtgcTGCCATTTCTGGAAATACATTGATATTTTGAACAAACAATGACCTATTAACCTTGACTGAGCCAGCTGGGGGATCAGCTGATAAATTCCTTGTGATGGGACTGAGAAACCAGTTGAATTCCTCCAGTGGTTCATGGTACAGCCTTCAACAAGTATTTTTCCACTCTGGCTCCAGAGTTTGCAGGAGTTTTACATTCATTCTTGTTACATGCTTGTAGTTAAACATGTGCATGAGTGTTTTTCTTAGATTTAAACCCAATATCTTAACTCTTAGAATCTCCTTATCCCACATTCATGGCCTGGGATTCCTCTCTCAAGCCCTTCAGAAGCTGAAAAACTGCCTGTGATTGAAGGGCCCATTCCAAGTGTGGGATTTACTGATAAACCACTTTGGCAAGTGCAGGTTTGATATAGAGAGGTGGAAACATGgatagaaaaatacagaaaataggaaattgcattaaaaacatTAGTAGTGGTCAACACAAGTGAAACAAAGGGCAAGATTTAAGGGCTTTCAGTATCATGACAAGTCTCTTTTTAAACTGTGGGGACAGGTTGTGAAAGTCATTTCCAGCCTCTGCAATGAatggcacacacagaggaaagcaagaacacagcaagaaaaacagATAACTTCACTTAATAACCTCTGAGAACTCAGAATATGCACAAAAGACAATTCTAAGAAGGAGAACTTTGAGAAGAGTTGGTAAAAGTAGGATTAGAGGTGAGAAATGCTGATAGAGAGGTGATGGGTTAATCCAAAAGAAAGGGGTATTGGTAATGACTCATCAGAGTGTCAAAGTATTggtgaaaatattgaaaaatatatgGAGAATGAAGCACTAAATCTGTCTGATTTGGGGTGGAGTAGAGGGAAAACTTTGTAAATGGAGTCATAGATGGTGAATAAATATTTGATGTGGGCCACAATTaaagagcagcactggcagaaaTGAAAGTCAGCTTTGATTTAGGATTAATGTTCCCATCTTTAGAGGAATGAATAACTTATCTAATGATGTTTTAAAGGTGGGGGAGAAGAGAAAAGGTTTAAAAGGAGATTCTAACTATCTTCATATTTCTTAAAATCTAATTGATGTGTCCAGAAACTCCCCCAGGTGCTCAGGAATAAGCTGTGGAACAGCATCAGAAGGCCAGACACAAAGTTATGCAACCCTCTCAAGTAGAGgtcccaaacacacacaaatacttGTGATTTTCCACTTCCATGTCATTTTAATGATCTGACTTGCAAAACACCAAGATACTGTAAATTAGAGTGCTGAACTTGGAGAGGGAGTGACAGCTGGAACCAGGCGTGGTCAGCACCATGCTGAGTGTGAGTTCTGAGGAAATAATTCAGTAACCTCCCTTTCCAAGCCAcgtggagctgtgctgaggcagaggaggaggatggaagCACAGGAGTCCAACCCTCTGCTCCACAAGGTGCTGAAAGACATCTCTGAGAGAACCATCCCACTCCCAAATTTCCTAAAGAACTCATTGGAGTTAATAACAATATGGAAACTCAACATTCTGCCAAATCTGtgaaccaagaaaaaaaaaagtgtttaacaAAGCCCTTGTTTCTTAGAAAGTGTTGCTGTAATTCCACAAGTGCAGCCAAACGCGAGAGCAGCGCCGGCTCCTGCCCGGGGAGATACTGAGAACCCAAGGGCAGAGTCTGCTCCAAACAGGGAACCAGAGACGGCCCCTGCGCCGCCTCCAGCGGGGTTGGATCAGCCCTCTGAGCCCCGAAACCACCTCGGATGTTCCACAGGCTCTTTGAGGAAGTGGTGACATGGATAGCCCAGCAAATGTGGGAGCAAACGTGTGTAGGTTTGGATGGAGGGCTGGAAACTCGGGATCTGTGCAGGACTCTGGGCCgtggctgagcagctcctgctgcaaaaCATCCTCGGGCAGAGCAAGGGAAAATCAGATTTTCGTGTATCAGAGAAGGATTTCTGCTGCATCCATATTCACAAATGAGAGGAAGGTCACGTAAAGCTGCTCAGAAAAGCAAATAGTGGTTCCTGATCCCCGTCCTAATTGATAAATTTCTGAAGTGCAGTGTTTGATTGTCTGAGTTATCTGAAGGTCAGGCACAGAATTTTCTGGTgcttttcctaaataaaaaaaaatgactgATAGATTGTTTGACTTGACATGTAGCTAATCCTTATCTCAAGCTCTCTTTAATTTGGGGATCAGTTTAGAAATCTCAGTCAGCAGCTTTTTTTGTGGTATTTCCTAAAAAATTAGATCATAGTAGAtgtgattaattttatttacatttattttattttatttttacttctccCTTCCATTTCCTCAAAGAAGCAACACAAAATGATATTTTTGCTGTTAGACCCAGTGTGTTAGTTTTGAAAATGTGAAGCCTTTAGTGATTTAATTTGGATTTGGGGAGTTTTATTAGGTGGGTTGAGACAGTTTCTGAGTATTGTATTGGAATTCTTGCTGGGGTTAGTACCCTAAAGTTGAAATCAGTAGTAACTTGAAAGTATTCCTGTCTGTCCTGGATAGCAGAAGTTAATAACTGGTGTCAGGCTCCACCTTAGGGCACTTTCTACAAGGGTTGgggacagaaaaataagaatcaGAGACCCTCAGGCTTCCTCCTCAcaccttccttctgttttctgtcgAACTGAGCTCGCTCCTTAACTTGGATTctcttttattctcttccttacATGAAATACAAGAGCCAAGGCATCTGCTCCAAACTCCAACAGCCCAAGGCTTTCCAttgtgggagctgcagccttTGCAATGGGCAGGACTAAAACCTGCACTGGGAATTTCAGAGCTTCTCTGTTCTTCACACACCCTTTGGCCAAAGGCACAGCAGGACCTGTCCCTCTCTCAGGTGTGTGCAGGACCAgggggcactgcaggagccAAATCCAGAGCCTGTACCTGTCCTATCCCACAGAACACACCTGGACACACAGAGTCTCCATGTCTTTATCTCACAGTGCCCTTCCCTCAGTATTTGGTTTACAGTGTGctccagaaaacaggaaaaacaggagTACAGTCCCTACCTCAGGAAGCAGTTGCACAAAGTGACGTAAAGGAAACTGTCCCTGAGACTGGAAGAACCCTTTTGGAATATCAGCTCTTGCCTGCTCCTGAGTTCCTACATTATTAATAACCTGTTGTGTTTTGGGAAGAGATATAACAGCAAGTAACAGAGCTGAGGGTGTTGGCTCTGTTAGATGAAAGTGCTCAGCATTATCTAATCAGATTCTGTCATTGTTCAGGACCTGCCACTTACCCACTGTTGAATTCATTATTACATTACATCATGTCTATTAAGAGCTGCAACAAACTGTTCTCCTGTTCCTTGCCAACAACATCCAGTGGTAAAGTTCctcaaggaatgtttctgtgACTCTGTAGGCTGAAgttccaaggccaggctggatggggcttggagcaacccaggacagtggaaggtgtccctgcccatggcagggggtggaatgagatgagatttaaggtcccttccaagccaaactaTGTAGGattctataaaaaaaaaattcacttgtAACATAAAATTCTTATCAGGCTCTCAGACCTGACCTGTTAGAGACAAATAATACCAGACCCTTCCTGACACTGTGAACATCAGGGCTCTTTTCTGTTTGGCCAGATGAGGCAAGTGAAAGCTTTGTCATCACAGAGACAAGATCTTGTGGGCTAAGTGTGCTCAGACTCACAAGCCAAGCAGGCAGGAGGTTTACAGGCAGGTTTTCTGTGTCCTGGAACATCCCTGTGAACAAACACCTCCGTGGGGTGGTTAAATAGGAGATGCCAAATGGGGACTCAGGAtgtgtgccagccctgccctgggcagtgcagagcagaagcagaaagacTGGCTGCAAGtattagaaaaaattatgtCCCTTTgcaagggagaggaaggaaggaaggaaagaaagaaggaagagttTGTTGCCCTACAATAGATTTATTTAGATTTTGTGGGTGATGGGTTTGTTTTAAAGGAACAAGAATTTGAGTCAGTTCCAAAGCAGCTCAGAAGGTTTTGACTTGTCACATTTCTGGTCTCTGAGCTGAAAGTCTTCCAGGGTTACACAACAATGACTAAAACTGGAAAGCTTTCAGACCATTTCCAAAACGAAGCAGGAACTTGAGGTGAGTGTTAAACCAACATGAGATGGAGACACATCCACTTCCACGTGTGTGGGGTTACAGTGAGCACCCAATTTCTTCTGGAGGTTttgagctgttttctttttgatttaatCTCagaacagaattattttggAACCAAGATCTTCACATTGTTTTGCTTAATGTTTTACAAACAAGCTGTTGACTGAAGTTGTCACTGAACAAGAATTCACTCCTATTGTTTACATAATGGGAAAATAGAGTCATAACAGGGGTGTAGCAGCAACTTGTTAGGTATTAGGTTAAGGTGCAATAGGGATTATCAGCACAAAACACTGAGCCCTAAACTCAAAATGTCAAGATTAAATTGACAATTGCATTTAGTGAAAGTCTTTGAAAGGCTAAACTTGATGCTTAAGGCTTTTAAATTACTGTTCTGAGCGAGTTGACAACCAAGAGTTCAAGTTGTGCTGGTACAGCTGTTCTATTCAAGAGGAACTAGAAGGAAACATTAATATGATAAaaatgctgctcctgctgctgtttgctttgtgGCAGCTCTTCACTGGGTATAAGGAGGTGTTGGGTTTGTTCCTGTTTCTGCCACTGTGCTGCTTTATGACCTTCAAAACACAGgaatttccttcccttcctcccagtTCTAATGGGGTGGAATTTTAGAGAATACCAGTTTGGGCTGAATATGCAGAGCCCATGAACACAGGTCTGCCTGAACACATTTCAGTATCCAGCACAGCAAGATCCTGACCTTGGCTTAGATAATTAAGAATATAAGTTGCTTTTCTCAACTCTGAgtttgatatatatatatattaacaGAACTTCTGAACCCTCTCTGCCATTTACCCCAAAGAAATCTTTGAGATTTCTCAGTTTCTGTCTCCCTGCTACCCAGCCTGGCTTCACTGCTCCATTTTTGTCTCCAATAAGATTTTATTTGGAGGGGGGAATTACATGTATAAGAATGGTTAGCAAAAGTACTGCAAATTTCAACAGTGCTGAAATGCAAGGGGAGGCTCATGATGTGTATAAACATGcccagaaacaaaagaaaaaactcacAGAAAGTAAAAGCAAGACAAAACAAGGGGAGGGTTTATGTGTCACTGTTAGAGGAAGGTGAAAATGCTTCTTGGCAACATCTGAGAATCATTTGCAGCAACTGATCCAGGAGCTTTAGTGagtagaaaatgtttttaaatcctcccccaccccctttGTTAATCTTTACCAGGTAGTCAGACCTTTAATGTAATTGTGTGGCTTTCTTAGAGACGTgtcaaatatttccattttgaaaacTAAGGGGTTTGAAATGGCTCTAAGGGTGAAATTCAGAAGTCTGGTTGTGAGCCTGTGGCCTTTGGTAATAATTTGGGAATAATAACAGTGTTCAGACTGGTTTGCAGAAGTCAGTGAGTCTCAGCAGAGTGAGAGAGGAACATCTGCCTGTGCTCTGGAACAGGAAATCACGTGCCTGTTGAATGGTGTCCCCGTGAATGAAGCACAGACCAGAACAGGGACTTCCATAACTCAGGAACATTGAAGGGTGGTTGTTTAGGCTTCAGTGTTCTGAACAACATCAGGCAATGCAATTTAGCTATTAATTATGATGCATGATTATTATTGCACTTGAGACTATTTAGGAGGAAACCTGGAAAAGTCATGGCTTAATTTACCTTTAAACACCCCCAAAATACTGGGcaataatttttcagtgtttttgtgTGGCTGTGGAGGTTATTTCCAAAATCTTTGGAGCACATTTGGGATTTTAAGTCACCTGGGGCATTGTGCAGTGCCAAATGGCTCTGAGCAATCCAACTTTggacacagagagcagagactggagctgcccctccacTCCCCTTCATGAGGAATCCTATGCATGGTTTTTATTTAAGATTATATTGGCTCCTGATTACAatttgcttcattttcacaCCTCTCATTATGAGGTCCTTACATAAAGGCCCAAAACAACTCAACAGTTTCCAgttgttgtttgttgttaaATATGACTTAGAAATTGTTAGGTCAAGCATCTTCACTAGACCAGGCTCCACTGTTTGTTTAAAGCTATGAGTAAAGCAAGTCATATGAATGTTTCCAAAGACTGTATTCcaaaaagtatttttggaaACATTAATGTTGTGTTTTTTAATGAAGGCCACATTCTGAGGCTACGACACCATATGTCACATTCATTTctgtactggaaaaaaaaagagagagaaaaagaaaagaaaaaaagaaatggaaactATGTTTGGCTTTTAAGTGTTTTTGGACTGGTGTCTCTGCATGCTTGTCATTGTTCCTTGGATGAGAGGAGAGTTCTTGGTCTGCTAATCTAGTCCATCCAATCTATATTACACTCCATGGGCCTGACTCTGCTCTGCCTAGAAGTGTGTACAGTCATTTATACTCAGCAAAATGAGTGAAGacctgagggaaaaaaaaactaccaCTAGGAAAGTTGGTTTTTCTTAAATTCATTTTCCATGAATATTCTGATTTCATTGAAACCTACATCTCTGACCTCCCAAACCAGCTCAACAATGGGAAAAGTAGTTGTCATTTTTCCATCCAAAACTTGCAATTTTTGAAAGAATAATgacaggtttggggttttttccttcagaaatatcAGTTAGGAAGACAAAACTTGGCGAAAAGAAACTGAGTTGTTCTGCTCTGTCCCCATCACTTCTGAGTGGTTGGTGCTTGGATTGGGATGTggtgggaagagctggagaCCCGCAGGAAAAGGACTTGCCTTTCTCAGTGCTGTATCCTACAAGTAATTCATAAACATCCTGTAACTGCTTATGTCAGCtaaatctttcctttcttattgGATTCCAGGTGATGAGATCTCAATTCCTAACATAACTTTTTGGTGTCAGTCCCTAAAGATGTGGCCCAGAACTCATCCTGCTCCAGGTCATGTGCTTGCACTCTGCAACAACATCCATTTCTCCTCTGCTCCGACAGAGGGATCTCCTTATTCCCATCACTTCAGAAATTTGTGTCAGCCCCAGCTTTTATTAACAGACTGAAGGCTTGTTGCAGACTCATTAATcaaaatttaaacttttttgGCAGCAGCATATTGTTTGGTTTGCTGTAAGGAAGGATTTGAAAGGGTTTCCAGGACCTCAGAgaggtttctttttcatttaagatGTAAATCATTTCCTAAAAATTGAACAAACCTGTTGCTGTAGCATCAGCCCAGTAAAGTTCATGTCCATGACCAGGTTTTTCTGGGCAATAATGAAACACAAATAATGATGAATGATTTTGTGTTTGatgatttttctgctaaaacaCCTTAGCACTGAACATGCTGGTCCATGTTACTGAAGTCTAAATGAGGGGTTTTCTTCTTAGGCATTTCTTTTAATGGAGGAAAACAAGCAGAACTGCAACAAACAATTAACTACCTCAAATATTTGGCCAACTTTAAGAGGGTTTGTGCCATTCCTGGGATATTTCAGGAGAGCCCATCCTGATTTGAATGTTGCTTCATGAGATCATTAGAAGAGGTACTCACAGTGGGGTCACCACAATGGtttttgatttctcttttcatctACATACTAAAATTTTGGGATTCATAAGGACATTTCTAACCAGTTGAACTTCTTGCTGCCTCTTATTTCCAGGTCTGGTTTTGAGTGGTGTTGTATAATGAATGGCTGAGTCTGTACTCTTTAAAACTGTGCTTGTGATGGCCACAGAGTGAATGTGTTTGGATTTGGAGTAAAACAGTTCTGCTACAGGaaactaaagcaaaaataaattttctcttttatttcataGATTTCCAATGAAAAGAGAAACCAAATAACCTCCAGTGTGTTCTGTAAATTGATGCCTGGGGGCAGAGATGAGGAAGATGACGGACCAGAGCTGTTCCTACAGGCCCGTGAGCATCCAGGGAAACAAGGTGAGCTACCGAGGCACTTGCCAGGAGAGGCCTGAAAAGGGGACAAAGAGGTTGCAGAAGAGGTTCCTCCACAAGGACGGCAGCTGCAATGTCTACTTCAAGCACATCTTTGGGGAATGGGAGAGCTACGTCGTGGACATATTTACCACGCTGGTGGACATCAAGTGGCGTCACATGTTTGTGATATTCTCCTTGTCCTACGTGCTCTCCTGGCTGTTCTTTGGACTGGTCTTCTGGCTGATAGCCATCCACCATGGAGACATATTCAACGATGAGGAGACAACCCCCTGTGTTGCGAATGTGCACAGCTTCACGGGGGCGTTCCTGTTCTCCCTGGAGACGCAGACGACCATCGGTTACGGGTACCGCTGCGTGACCGAGGAGTGCTCGCTGGCCATCCTCATGGTCATCCTGCAGTCGGTGCTGAGCTGCATCATCGACACCTTCATCATCGGGGCAGCCTTGGCCAAGATGGCCACAGCTCGGAAGCGAGCTCAGACCATCCGCTTCAGCTACTACGCCGTGGTGGGCTTGAGGGACGGCAAGTTCTGCCTCATGTGGCGCATCGGCGATTTCCGGCCCAACCACATGGtggagggctctgtgagggcgCAGCTCCTGCGCTACAAGGAGGACAAGGAGGGCAGGATGGCCATGGAGTACAGGGACTTGAAGCTGCTGAATGACCACATCATACTCGTCACACCAGTGACCGTCGTCCACAAAATCGATAGCGAGAGCCCCTTGTACGGTCTGGACCGCAGAGCTCTGGCCAAGGACAACTTTGAGATCTTGGTGACGTTCGTCTACACGGGCGATTCCACGGGAACGTCACACCAGTCGAGGAGCTCATACATCCCCAGAGAGATTCTCTGGGGCCACAGGTTTAACGATGTCTTGCATGTGAAGAAGAAATACTACAAGGTGGATTGCTTGCAGTTTGAAGAGACCACAGAGGTCTATGCCCCTCACTGCAGTGCCATGCAGCTGGATCGGAAGGAGCAGGAGTGGACCCGAGTCGAGAAGACACAGGAGAAAGAAGCGGAGTCATCAGCACTGGAGATCAAGACATTTAACACCAACCAAAAGTCCTTTAGTGCAGTTGCCCTTGTCACCAGTTGTGAAGAGCCAGAAGACACAGTGAAAACCGACACTCACCCTTCTGGAGAGGTTTCTTACCGGAAAGCAGCCGTGACCCTAAGCAGGCTCTCCATAGAGTCCCAAATCTAGCTTTGACTGCAGTTAAATTTGCTCCCAGCAGATTCTCCCGTTGTAGCTCTTAGAACATGAACAATGAACTCACATGCACAAGGCTTTATGTTGCAGACCTCGCTGACAGCGTGCCCACAGTGTAACACATTGCTGAGCTGCAAGGAGGAGCATCACactggtttgtgtgggcatcAGTGACAGATTGATTCTGGCATGAGACAACAGCCCCCATTTGGGTTTTTCGAGAGCTACTGCACTTGAGCAAACTCATTGTTGACTTTATTACCCTGCAGGGACCGTGTTGGACATACCCAGAGACAGATAATGATCTCGGCAGGGAACAACAAACAATGCACTGTGCCCTCTAGGTCAGATTTTTCAAAGCTGCCTAATTTATTTGGAAAGCCAGTTCCCAGTCTCTCTAGAAGGCTCTGAAACTCCACCACCCAACAAAGGATTTCTCTCCAGCAATTTAGGAGAAACCTTCATCCCAGGGTTCTGGGGGGGAATCTCTGGGGCTATTCTTTGTAGCAGAGAGTGAACTGGTGATAACTGACCCCAGCATTATTGGGTAGCTTTGGAAACCTGCTTACACCCTGCCTACACCCTGCCTAATCCTGTGGGATCCACAGTGGGATGCTGGAGCTCTTTTCACATTCCCTAGTCATGAGCCATTCCCAGAAGTGCCTGTCCCTCAGCCCTTAAGCCATGAGGGATGTCAGCTggcctggggctgtggggagcatTTGGGATGTGGCTCTGGTGGCTCAGAGGTTTGGCCAAACTGCCCCATGTGCACTGGTCAGAAATCAAAGCAAGACCTCCAGTTTGGAAACCAGCAAAATCAGGTTGAGCCTCAAGGAGAGGATCACGTGTTTAGAGTGAGCTGTGCAATATTTTATATCAAAGtgtctttcatttcatttcGCTTTTCTTTTTAGTGGATTGTTCTTCTtgagaaaggcaaaaatcaaTCTGGAGAACAAACAGGGTGGCTTTGTCAAACTGAAATATGTTTATCTCAAATTGCTGTGTAAAAATGATCCTTCACAGAGAAATTCAACACACTCAGATATCTGTCAGCTCAatttggaaaaaaggaaagtggTGATGCTTTGAAGCTGACTGTGACACAGAAGTCCATGCTCTGCACATCTTTGTAATTATTTAATAGCAATATCTCATCATGCTTTTTCCTCCTGATGATTACAGTTAATTTGCATTGTGTTTAATTATCATGCTAATGTAAAATAATTACACCTGAGTTGGTGGGCTTTATCTCACCTGACCTCAGCTGCAAAGAAATTAAGTGTTTTCCTGCTGATTGAGGCTCCCTGTGGTTACTGGAGCTCTTCTGTCTTCACCAGGAAGTCCATCCCACCTTACTCTGTCTTTTTAGGGAGCTGAAGGCATTTCCATTTGTCCTGGAAATGTTCATCCCCCTCCATTTGTTGCTGAAGGATATGAGATGACTGTCGTGGAAATACTGGCTAAGCTTAGGCTGCTAAAATTAGGTCTGACGAGTCATTCACATCATTCTGACTAATTAATTGGGTTTTTATAACCTCATCAcgtttaatgaagaaaaaatagcaTGCTGAGTTTTTTCCTGACACTCCATGTAGTAGCACTGGTGTATTATTTTAATGTATCTTGAATTTCTCTCTTGCTGGCACATGATCCCTTTGGGCAAAACTGAAGCCTGGGGTGGGGTTGGTTATTCCAAAGATCATTAATTAGcccatttcttctgctgtttcatCAGCAGCATCCATCTATAACAGCACCAGAACACATCTTTTTGTATCCTGGATTTAAGCACTGGCAGACTTTGGGGAAATAGTCTAAAAAAATATGGGAAGGAATGTAGGAAAATATATAAGGGTCTCAGTACTTATGTGGTGTTGGAAAAGAACATCATCCGGGTTGTATAAAACAGGATATAAACTCCAAGACATGGGAAATAATTCTTCTACACTCCTCTGATCTTGGCTGGGTTACTTTGTTCCATGTTGGGCACCACATTTTTGGGAAAGACATGGAGCAATTTGAAGAGAATCTGAAGATgtagaaaatacattattaagGAAGCAGGGAAATGGCTGAAGGTGTTTCAGTCCTAAAAGGAGGTGGGAAGCACACAGTTCTAAAACACAAACTCTGCAATTTGAGAGAGGGACAGTCTGGTGCTGGTACGTGCTGGGTAGGACAGGAAAATATGGAATTAAACTGAAGGCAAGAGGATTGAAGTTTATTAGGAAATTCATCAAGAAgggggagcagggccagagc
This region includes:
- the KCNJ16 gene encoding inward rectifier potassium channel 16, with product MRKMTDQSCSYRPVSIQGNKVSYRGTCQERPEKGTKRLQKRFLHKDGSCNVYFKHIFGEWESYVVDIFTTLVDIKWRHMFVIFSLSYVLSWLFFGLVFWLIAIHHGDIFNDEETTPCVANVHSFTGAFLFSLETQTTIGYGYRCVTEECSLAILMVILQSVLSCIIDTFIIGAALAKMATARKRAQTIRFSYYAVVGLRDGKFCLMWRIGDFRPNHMVEGSVRAQLLRYKEDKEGRMAMEYRDLKLLNDHIILVTPVTVVHKIDSESPLYGLDRRALAKDNFEILVTFVYTGDSTGTSHQSRSSYIPREILWGHRFNDVLHVKKKYYKVDCLQFEETTEVYAPHCSAMQLDRKEQEWTRVEKTQEKEAESSALEIKTFNTNQKSFSAVALVTSCEEPEDTVKTDTHPSGEVSYRKAAVTLSRLSIESQI